In the Posidoniimonas corsicana genome, one interval contains:
- a CDS encoding NUDIX hydrolase → MNEPLLALLDSYQSRHPDEAGMVERVRALAAAHADCFERTCLPGHLTGSAWVLSPDRRQCLLLHHRKLDKWLQPGGHADGDPDVLRVAIREATEESGLERIFALSPEPLDIDVHLIPERRNAAGEVTEPAHEHHDLRFLLATDATAPIVVSHESNDVRWCTPDEVHRLTQEESVLRLLRKSEAWMDNNGR, encoded by the coding sequence ATGAACGAACCGCTACTCGCGCTCCTCGACAGCTACCAGTCCCGACACCCCGACGAAGCCGGCATGGTCGAGCGTGTCCGCGCTCTCGCCGCCGCTCACGCCGACTGCTTCGAGCGGACCTGCCTGCCGGGGCACCTCACCGGCAGCGCGTGGGTGCTCTCGCCCGACCGGCGCCAGTGCCTGCTGCTGCACCACCGCAAGCTGGACAAGTGGCTGCAGCCCGGCGGGCACGCCGACGGCGACCCCGACGTGCTGCGGGTGGCGATCCGCGAAGCGACCGAGGAGTCAGGGCTCGAGCGCATCTTCGCCCTCTCGCCGGAGCCGCTGGACATCGATGTTCATCTCATCCCGGAACGCCGCAACGCCGCGGGCGAGGTGACCGAGCCGGCCCACGAGCACCACGACCTGCGGTTCCTGCTGGCGACCGACGCGACGGCGCCGATTGTCGTGTCGCACGAGTCGAACGACGTCCGCTGGTGCACGCCGGACGAGGTGCACCGCCTGACGCAGGAAGAGAGCGTGCTGCGGCTGCTGCGCAAGAGCGAAGCCTGGATGGACAACAACGGCCGGTAG
- a CDS encoding DUF4870 domain-containing protein, producing the protein MNEYEPHEANPYESSHFAPDGVTDAETNQWAMAMHLSQLANCVLPPAGWIAPIVIWQLKKNSLPGLDGHGRNIANWIISSLIYTLVSAALVMVLIGVPMLIVLGLLVVIFPIIGGIKASDGDVWKYPGAFRIF; encoded by the coding sequence ATGAACGAGTACGAACCGCACGAGGCGAATCCTTACGAGTCGTCGCACTTTGCGCCCGACGGCGTCACCGACGCCGAGACCAACCAGTGGGCGATGGCGATGCACCTGTCACAGCTGGCGAACTGCGTGCTGCCGCCGGCGGGGTGGATCGCCCCAATCGTGATCTGGCAACTCAAGAAGAACTCGCTCCCCGGCCTGGATGGGCACGGCCGCAATATCGCCAACTGGATCATCAGTTCACTCATCTACACGCTGGTGTCCGCCGCGCTGGTGATGGTGCTGATCGGCGTCCCGATGCTGATCGTGCTCGGGCTGCTCGTGGTGATCTTCCCAATCATAGGCGGCATCAAGGCAAGCGACGGCGACGTGTGGAAGTACCCCGGCGCGTTCCGGATCTTCTAA
- a CDS encoding DNA-deoxyinosine glycosylase: MTLARSFPPIESPSARVLVLGSMPGVASLEVGQYYAHPRNAFWPIMGELFGAGPDLPYERRTERLAASGVAVWDVLRECRREGSLDTSIEVASEQPNDFGGFLARCRQIERIYFNGQKAETAFLRHAAPLLDKTTADKLTLARLPSTSPAHAGRSFAQKLAEWRRVAEGV, translated from the coding sequence ATGACGCTTGCCCGCAGTTTCCCGCCGATTGAGAGCCCGTCAGCGCGGGTGCTGGTGCTGGGATCGATGCCGGGCGTGGCGTCGCTGGAAGTGGGGCAGTATTACGCGCACCCGCGGAACGCCTTCTGGCCGATCATGGGCGAGCTGTTCGGCGCCGGGCCTGATCTGCCGTACGAGCGGCGGACCGAGCGGCTGGCGGCCAGCGGCGTCGCGGTGTGGGATGTGCTGCGTGAGTGCCGCCGTGAGGGGAGCCTGGACACGAGTATTGAGGTCGCGAGCGAGCAGCCGAACGACTTCGGCGGTTTTCTGGCAAGATGCCGCCAGATTGAGCGAATCTACTTCAACGGGCAGAAGGCCGAGACCGCCTTCCTCCGGCACGCGGCGCCGCTGCTCGACAAGACAACGGCCGACAAACTGACGCTCGCCCGCCTGCCGTCGACAAGCCCGGCGCACGCAGGGCGGAGCTTCGCCCAGAAGCTGGCCGAGTGGCGGCGGGTCGCCGAGGGGGTCTAA
- a CDS encoding YkgJ family cysteine cluster protein gives MSTLPAFGTNRIRREDLPKGGNLCEHCTAKCCHYIAVPYETPTEAADMEYIRWIVLHEQATFFKEDEDWYLLVHVVCEKLGKDYRCGVYETRPQICRDYTFDNCEYDEDWTYDFYLETHEQVWEYTEARFQEKGQDIRSRKPDPLAVVA, from the coding sequence ATGTCCACCCTGCCCGCCTTCGGAACCAACCGCATCCGCCGCGAGGACCTGCCCAAGGGGGGCAACCTGTGCGAACACTGCACGGCCAAGTGCTGTCATTACATCGCGGTTCCGTACGAGACGCCCACCGAGGCGGCCGATATGGAGTACATCCGCTGGATCGTGCTGCACGAGCAGGCCACCTTCTTCAAGGAAGACGAGGACTGGTACCTGCTGGTGCACGTGGTCTGCGAGAAGCTCGGCAAGGACTACCGCTGCGGCGTGTACGAAACCCGCCCGCAGATCTGCCGCGACTACACCTTCGACAACTGCGAGTACGACGAGGACTGGACCTACGACTTCTACCTCGAGACCCACGAGCAGGTGTGGGAGTACACCGAGGCCCGCTTCCAAGAGAAGGGGCAGGATATCCGCAGCCGCAAGCCCGACCCGCTGGCGGTGGTGGCCTAG
- the hisS gene encoding histidine--tRNA ligase, with amino-acid sequence MIQPRTLKGFRDYLPEAMIPRERLIETARRVYRSFGFAPIDTPALEYLEVLTGKGSDETDKQLYRFQDHGGRDVGLRFDLTVPLARFAAQHIGQLGTPFKRYHIASVWRGENTQRGRYREFMQCDFDTIGTTAVASDIEALLVINDLLSAIGFDKFTIHVNNRGILNAVLRQLGLADKSVAVLRALDKLGKAGWDKVEAELCEAAGASHEQATAILDFSQLRGGCDEVLSAVEPMIASDEAGEAALRRTHDMMHAVSAAGVPDHRVKIDVSIARGLDYYTGLVFETTLDDLPGIGSIASGGRYDNLAELYTKQQLPGIGGSLGLDRLLSAMEELKLLGDAQTPADVFVPLFDASHLNEYLKLAAKVRAAGIGCEVYPEPKKLGKQLQYADKKGFRAALIAGGDEFAKSQVQVKNLGTGESTTVALNADAVVAELQKVLAT; translated from the coding sequence TTGATCCAGCCACGCACACTCAAGGGTTTCCGCGATTACCTGCCCGAGGCGATGATCCCGCGCGAGCGGCTCATCGAGACCGCGCGGCGGGTCTACCGCTCGTTCGGCTTCGCGCCGATCGACACGCCGGCGCTCGAGTACCTCGAGGTACTCACCGGCAAGGGCTCCGACGAGACCGACAAGCAGCTCTACCGGTTCCAGGACCACGGCGGGCGGGACGTCGGCCTGCGGTTCGACCTGACGGTGCCGCTCGCCCGCTTCGCGGCGCAGCACATCGGCCAGCTCGGCACGCCGTTTAAGCGGTACCACATCGCCAGCGTCTGGCGGGGCGAGAACACACAGCGCGGCCGCTACCGCGAGTTCATGCAGTGCGACTTCGACACCATCGGCACGACCGCCGTGGCTTCGGACATCGAGGCGCTGCTGGTCATCAACGACCTGCTCTCCGCGATCGGCTTCGACAAGTTCACCATCCACGTCAACAACCGCGGCATCCTCAACGCGGTGCTCCGGCAACTCGGCCTGGCCGACAAGTCGGTCGCCGTGCTGCGGGCGCTCGACAAGCTCGGCAAGGCGGGCTGGGACAAGGTTGAGGCCGAGCTGTGTGAAGCAGCCGGCGCGTCGCACGAGCAGGCGACCGCCATCCTCGACTTCTCTCAGCTCCGCGGCGGCTGCGACGAGGTGCTCAGCGCCGTAGAGCCGATGATCGCGTCGGACGAGGCGGGCGAGGCAGCGCTGCGGCGCACGCACGACATGATGCACGCGGTCTCCGCGGCCGGCGTGCCGGACCACCGCGTGAAGATCGACGTGTCGATCGCCCGCGGCCTGGACTATTACACCGGCCTGGTGTTCGAGACCACCCTCGACGACCTGCCCGGCATCGGCAGCATCGCCAGCGGCGGACGCTACGACAACCTGGCCGAGCTGTACACCAAGCAGCAGCTGCCGGGCATCGGCGGCTCGCTCGGGCTCGATCGGCTGCTGTCCGCGATGGAGGAGCTCAAGCTGCTGGGCGACGCCCAAACGCCGGCCGACGTGTTCGTCCCGCTGTTCGACGCTTCGCACCTGAACGAGTACCTCAAGCTAGCCGCCAAGGTCCGCGCCGCGGGCATCGGCTGCGAGGTCTACCCGGAGCCGAAGAAGCTGGGCAAGCAGCTCCAGTACGCCGACAAGAAGGGCTTCAGGGCCGCCCTGATCGCCGGCGGCGACGAGTTCGCCAAGTCCCAGGTGCAGGTCAAGAACCTGGGCACCGGCGAGTCGACCACCGTCGCGTTGAACGCCGACGCGGTCGTCGCCGAGCTGCAGAAGGTGCTGGCGACATAA
- the trpC gene encoding indole-3-glycerol phosphate synthase TrpC, translating into MPTILDKIVATKRDEIARAKVDRPADRLRAAIADAPPVRDFFAALAAPGPIKLIAEVKKASPSAGLIRDDFDPVSIAKTYEAHGAACLSVLTDQQYFQGSLDYLRDVREAVGLPCLRKDFILDEHQLLEARAVGADAALLIAECLTPDELRRLHDAALELGLTPLVELYDPENMKSVVAAGAKLIGVNNRNLHTFEVDLQHTVRMREQAPADCVLVGESGIRTNDDVRLLSTAGVDAILVGESLTREPDIGAAVDRLLAR; encoded by the coding sequence ATGCCCACCATCCTCGACAAGATCGTCGCCACGAAACGCGACGAGATCGCCCGCGCCAAGGTCGACCGGCCCGCGGACCGGCTCCGCGCGGCGATCGCCGACGCGCCGCCGGTGCGCGACTTCTTCGCCGCGCTCGCCGCGCCGGGGCCGATTAAGCTGATCGCCGAGGTGAAGAAGGCGAGCCCGTCGGCCGGGCTGATCCGCGACGACTTCGACCCGGTCTCGATCGCCAAGACCTACGAGGCCCACGGCGCTGCCTGCCTGAGCGTGCTGACCGACCAGCAGTACTTCCAGGGCAGTCTCGACTACCTGCGGGACGTGCGCGAGGCGGTCGGCCTGCCCTGCCTGCGGAAGGACTTCATCCTCGACGAGCACCAACTGCTCGAGGCCCGGGCCGTGGGCGCGGACGCGGCGCTGCTGATCGCCGAGTGCCTGACGCCCGACGAGCTCCGCCGGCTGCACGACGCCGCACTCGAGCTCGGCCTCACACCGCTGGTCGAGCTGTACGACCCGGAGAACATGAAGTCGGTGGTAGCGGCGGGCGCCAAGCTGATTGGGGTCAACAACCGCAACCTGCACACCTTCGAGGTCGACCTGCAGCACACCGTGCGGATGCGCGAACAGGCGCCGGCGGATTGCGTACTGGTAGGTGAGAGCGGCATCCGCACCAACGACGACGTCCGCCTGCTTTCGACCGCGGGCGTCGACGCGATCCTGGTCGGCGAGTCGCTGACGCGCGAGCCGGACATCGGCGCCGCGGTCGACCGGCTGCTAGCACGCTGA
- a CDS encoding ABC transporter substrate-binding protein → MTSRCLTPSRLLPGGVLAFSALLLLSAGCTSSSTEGPSAEKAEAAEPTKPFKLGDLIEPFDPPSLEEVDATANWQDRPVRDGLKVMRELLAEQGKPEITADEALKLRNDSPETNARMRAALGQLAPEDGSGVNYNASVTRHVGGDLKSTNPLSASSVTEFEYQSLTNSGILSFDKNFEWFATIETVKSWQTSEDKMVDKFVLRDDVFWSDGTPVTAHDYEFSFQATMTEAVVVPAVRSGVDELKWVKAYDDHTLVIFHKESLPTNTENMQISLIPKHVYEKTIPDDPTLARSKEHSRLEDDPVVSGPYKLVKRTRGQEFVLERREDYYMHDGEQVRDKPYFKTVRVNQIDDFNTALLALKSGDIDQMELRPEQWVTQTNGDDFYQRNTKVYDTEWVEFHFIWNVESTFFEDKNVRWAMTYAMDYEELLETICYGLYEQSRGNYHPDAWMFPKDGPEPVKQDLEKAQQLLAEAGWEDTDGDGILDKEINGRRRPFEFTLTTYTTETGIKTATLMKECLDLLGIVCNVKPTEFTVMQEKSRNHEFEAMMAGWGTGTDPFTNQNIFGTGEGRNYGNYSSERVDELFDQGKREFDSEKRAKIYADIHMQLWEDQPYTWLFYRSSFYGFNKKLRGYNFSPRGPFGYSPGFGSVWSPEATP, encoded by the coding sequence ATGACCTCCCGCTGTCTGACGCCGTCGCGCCTGCTGCCCGGCGGCGTTCTCGCGTTCTCCGCCCTCCTCCTTCTCTCGGCGGGCTGCACCTCCTCCTCCACCGAAGGCCCCTCCGCCGAAAAAGCCGAGGCCGCCGAGCCGACCAAACCGTTCAAGCTCGGCGACCTGATCGAGCCGTTCGACCCGCCATCGCTGGAAGAGGTCGACGCTACCGCTAACTGGCAGGACCGCCCGGTGCGCGACGGGCTGAAGGTGATGCGGGAGCTGCTGGCCGAACAGGGCAAGCCGGAGATCACCGCCGACGAGGCGCTGAAGCTCAGGAACGACTCACCCGAGACGAACGCCAGGATGCGCGCGGCGCTCGGCCAGCTCGCCCCCGAAGACGGCTCGGGCGTCAACTACAACGCGTCGGTCACCCGCCATGTCGGCGGCGACCTCAAAAGCACCAACCCGCTCTCCGCGAGCAGCGTCACGGAGTTTGAGTACCAGAGCCTGACCAACAGCGGGATCCTCTCTTTCGACAAGAACTTCGAGTGGTTCGCCACGATCGAGACCGTCAAGAGCTGGCAGACCAGCGAAGACAAGATGGTGGACAAGTTCGTCCTCCGCGACGACGTCTTCTGGTCGGACGGCACGCCGGTCACCGCGCACGACTACGAGTTCTCTTTCCAGGCCACGATGACCGAGGCGGTCGTCGTCCCGGCGGTCCGCTCCGGCGTGGATGAGCTGAAGTGGGTGAAGGCGTACGACGACCACACGCTGGTGATCTTCCACAAGGAGTCGCTGCCGACCAACACCGAGAACATGCAGATCTCGCTGATCCCGAAGCACGTCTACGAGAAGACCATCCCGGACGATCCGACGCTGGCCCGCAGCAAGGAGCACAGCCGCCTGGAGGACGACCCGGTGGTCTCCGGCCCCTACAAGCTGGTAAAGCGGACCCGCGGACAGGAGTTCGTGCTGGAGCGCCGCGAAGACTACTACATGCACGACGGCGAGCAGGTACGCGACAAGCCCTACTTCAAGACCGTCCGCGTGAACCAGATCGACGACTTCAACACGGCGCTGCTGGCGCTCAAGTCGGGCGACATCGACCAGATGGAGCTCCGCCCCGAGCAGTGGGTCACGCAGACTAACGGGGACGACTTCTACCAGCGGAACACCAAGGTGTACGACACCGAGTGGGTCGAGTTCCACTTCATCTGGAACGTCGAGTCGACGTTCTTCGAAGACAAGAACGTCCGCTGGGCCATGACCTACGCGATGGACTACGAGGAGCTGCTCGAAACCATCTGCTACGGCCTGTACGAGCAGTCGCGCGGCAACTACCACCCCGACGCGTGGATGTTCCCCAAGGACGGCCCGGAGCCGGTAAAGCAGGACCTGGAGAAGGCGCAGCAGCTCCTGGCCGAGGCGGGCTGGGAGGACACCGACGGCGACGGCATCCTCGACAAGGAGATCAACGGCCGCCGCCGCCCCTTCGAGTTCACCCTCACGACCTACACCACCGAGACCGGCATCAAGACCGCCACCTTGATGAAGGAGTGCCTGGACCTGTTGGGCATCGTCTGCAACGTGAAGCCGACCGAGTTCACCGTCATGCAGGAGAAGTCCCGCAACCATGAGTTCGAGGCGATGATGGCGGGCTGGGGCACCGGCACCGACCCGTTCACCAACCAGAACATCTTCGGCACCGGCGAGGGACGCAACTACGGCAACTACTCCAGCGAGCGCGTCGACGAGCTGTTCGATCAGGGCAAGCGCGAGTTCGACAGCGAGAAGCGGGCGAAGATCTACGCCGACATCCACATGCAGCTGTGGGAGGACCAGCCCTACACCTGGCTGTTCTACCGCAGCAGCTTCTACGGTTTCAACAAGAAGCTCCGCGGCTACAACTTCAGCCCGCGGGGGCCGTTCGGGTACAGCCCGGGATTCGGCAGCGTGTGGTCGCCCGAGGCGACCCCGTAG
- a CDS encoding ABC transporter permease — MLNYLIRRIGIALLTLWLVTFVVYGLIRFMPGTPLTTDPAMMDPNRQISPAEIARLEKLYGIDKPWHVGYWKWFGNAVQLDFGSSIPRNNKPVLSLIAERAPATLLLSVTSLLLTYVLSIPLGLWATAKSGTLAERTVSTVLYGLYSLPSFVAALYLQLLFYVKLGWLPLYGLTSDNYSQLSTAGKAWDIMLHAAMPIACFTYASLAYYSRFIRANMQEVIRQDYIRTARSKGVGRTAVLWKHAFRNTLIPLVTLLGLTLPSLLSGAVILEQIFVWPGMGRLYFESIQQRDYDTIMGLTLMFSVLTLAGQLLADLLYAVVDPRVTYS; from the coding sequence ATGCTCAACTACCTGATCCGCCGCATCGGCATCGCGCTGCTCACGCTCTGGCTGGTGACGTTCGTCGTGTACGGGCTGATCCGGTTCATGCCGGGCACGCCGCTCACAACCGACCCGGCGATGATGGACCCGAACCGCCAGATCTCGCCCGCGGAGATCGCGCGGCTCGAGAAGCTCTACGGCATCGACAAGCCGTGGCACGTGGGATACTGGAAGTGGTTCGGCAACGCGGTCCAGCTCGACTTCGGCAGCAGCATCCCCAGGAACAACAAGCCGGTCCTCTCGCTGATCGCCGAGCGGGCGCCGGCCACGCTGCTGCTGTCGGTCACTTCGCTGCTGCTGACCTACGTGCTGTCGATCCCGTTGGGGCTGTGGGCCACGGCCAAGAGCGGCACGCTCGCCGAGCGCACGGTCAGCACGGTGCTGTACGGACTGTACTCGTTGCCGTCGTTCGTGGCGGCGCTCTACCTGCAGCTGCTGTTCTACGTGAAGCTGGGCTGGCTGCCGCTGTACGGGCTGACCTCCGACAACTACTCGCAGCTCTCCACCGCCGGCAAGGCGTGGGACATCATGCTGCACGCGGCGATGCCGATCGCCTGCTTCACGTACGCGTCGCTGGCGTACTACTCGCGGTTCATCCGGGCGAACATGCAGGAGGTGATCCGCCAAGACTACATCCGCACGGCCCGGTCCAAGGGCGTGGGCCGCACCGCGGTGCTGTGGAAGCACGCGTTCCGCAACACGCTGATCCCGCTGGTCACGCTGCTGGGGCTGACGCTGCCGTCGCTGCTGTCGGGCGCGGTGATCCTGGAGCAGATCTTCGTCTGGCCCGGCATGGGCCGGCTGTACTTCGAGTCGATCCAGCAGCGCGACTACGACACCATCATGGGGCTGACGCTGATGTTCAGCGTGCTGACGCTGGCCGGGCAGCTGCTGGCCGACCTGCTGTACGCGGTGGTCGACCCCCGCGTCACGTACTCCTAG
- a CDS encoding ABC transporter permease, whose protein sequence is MTDKPKKSPGFWLESWRRFRQQKLPMLALAYVCLLALVALLAPFIAGTKPIVCSYKGNVYFPVMGYYSRGWENPIFRKDRVLNRYPIMLQENDPESWAVWPLVYQDPYRRIRTRDFAVQERNAEGEREWRYAKGWEDRQENPSGVDGKPSSQNLFGTNQQGFDVFASMVHGAQTALSVGIISMSIAAAIGITVGALAGYLGGWVDILLSRLIEVVMCIPSLVLILALVALLDKVSNFHLMTVIGVTGWTGIARLTRAEFLKIKQMEFVTAARAIGASRPRIMTRHVLRNALAPVLVPISFGIASAILTEAGLSYLGFGASPPNPSWGTLLQSGRTAIQETWWLILYPGAAIFLTVLAYNLIGEGLQEATDPRLKQAGH, encoded by the coding sequence ATGACGGACAAACCCAAGAAATCGCCCGGCTTCTGGCTCGAGTCCTGGCGCCGATTCCGACAGCAGAAGCTGCCGATGCTGGCGTTGGCGTACGTCTGCTTATTGGCGCTGGTGGCGCTGCTGGCCCCGTTCATCGCCGGCACCAAGCCGATTGTCTGCAGCTATAAGGGGAACGTCTACTTCCCCGTAATGGGCTACTACAGCCGAGGGTGGGAAAACCCAATCTTCCGCAAGGACCGGGTGCTCAACCGCTACCCGATCATGCTGCAGGAGAACGACCCCGAAAGCTGGGCCGTCTGGCCGCTGGTCTACCAGGACCCGTACCGCCGGATCCGCACCCGCGACTTCGCCGTGCAAGAACGCAACGCCGAGGGCGAACGCGAGTGGCGTTACGCCAAGGGCTGGGAGGACCGCCAAGAGAACCCCTCGGGCGTCGACGGCAAGCCGAGCAGCCAGAACTTGTTCGGGACCAACCAGCAGGGGTTCGACGTGTTCGCGTCGATGGTGCACGGCGCGCAGACGGCGTTGTCGGTCGGCATCATCTCAATGAGCATCGCCGCCGCGATCGGCATCACGGTCGGCGCGCTGGCCGGCTACCTCGGCGGGTGGGTGGACATCCTGCTCAGCCGGCTGATCGAGGTCGTGATGTGCATCCCCTCGCTGGTGCTGATCCTCGCGCTGGTCGCGCTGCTAGACAAGGTCAGCAACTTCCACCTGATGACCGTGATCGGCGTGACCGGCTGGACCGGCATCGCGCGGCTTACCCGGGCGGAGTTCCTCAAGATCAAGCAGATGGAGTTCGTCACGGCCGCCAGGGCGATCGGCGCCAGCCGGCCGCGGATCATGACGCGACACGTGCTCCGCAACGCGTTGGCGCCGGTGCTGGTGCCCATCTCGTTCGGCATCGCGTCGGCCATCCTGACCGAGGCCGGGCTCAGCTACCTGGGCTTCGGCGCCTCGCCCCCCAACCCCAGCTGGGGCACGCTGCTGCAGTCCGGCCGCACCGCCATCCAAGAGACCTGGTGGCTGATCCTGTACCCCGGCGCCGCCATCTTCCTCACCGTGCTGGCCTACAACCTCATTGGCGAGGGCCTGCAGGAGGCGACCGACCCGCGGCTCAAACAGGCGGGGCACTAG